From a single Endozoicomonas euniceicola genomic region:
- a CDS encoding S49 family peptidase has translation MEDNWKESESVLSDKDDGKAWKLIENLAEGALKEQRRARRWGVFFKLLTFTWLFVTMGIFYSAFRVDVPVMEPSGGHTALVDVSGVIADGNDASADVIVGGLRAAFEDPGTKGVILRINSPGGSPVQAGYIYDEIRRLRGKYPETPLYSVIMDVGASGGYYVAAAADEIYADKASLVGSIGVVSSGFGFVEAIDKLGITRRTYTAGEYKAFNDPFQPMDEEATARWQESLDSIHHQFINAVKVGRGDRLTDDKVIFSGMVWTGENAVELGLVDGLGSAGYVAREIVGNETIVDFSARLSPLEKFARDMGVSFGGVIIKTLGLEGVTFR, from the coding sequence ATGGAAGATAACTGGAAGGAGTCTGAGTCGGTTCTGTCCGACAAGGATGATGGTAAGGCCTGGAAGTTGATTGAAAATCTGGCTGAAGGTGCCTTGAAAGAACAGCGTCGGGCTCGTCGCTGGGGTGTTTTTTTCAAGCTGCTGACCTTTACCTGGCTGTTTGTCACGATGGGTATTTTTTATTCCGCTTTTCGTGTTGATGTTCCGGTAATGGAGCCTTCTGGTGGGCACACAGCGTTAGTGGATGTTAGCGGTGTGATTGCTGATGGTAACGATGCCAGTGCTGACGTTATTGTGGGAGGGTTGCGGGCTGCCTTTGAAGATCCCGGCACCAAAGGCGTTATTCTTCGTATTAACAGTCCGGGTGGGAGTCCTGTTCAGGCGGGTTATATTTATGATGAAATTCGCCGTCTAAGGGGTAAGTATCCCGAGACGCCACTGTATTCCGTGATTATGGATGTTGGAGCTTCTGGCGGTTATTACGTGGCTGCCGCCGCCGATGAAATTTATGCCGATAAAGCCAGTCTTGTGGGGTCTATCGGTGTGGTTTCTTCTGGTTTTGGTTTTGTTGAAGCCATAGATAAACTGGGAATTACCCGCCGTACTTATACAGCGGGTGAGTACAAAGCCTTTAATGATCCATTTCAGCCAATGGATGAAGAAGCTACAGCACGCTGGCAGGAATCGCTGGACAGCATTCATCATCAGTTTATCAACGCTGTTAAAGTCGGCCGCGGTGATCGGCTCACCGATGACAAGGTGATTTTCTCCGGCATGGTCTGGACAGGTGAAAACGCTGTTGAGCTTGGGCTGGTTGATGGTCTGGGTAGTGCAGGGTATGTTGCCCGCGAAATAGTGGGTAATGAAACCATTGTCGACTTTTCTGCCCGCCTGTCGCCACTGGAGAAATTTGCCAGAGATATGGGAGTTAGTTTCGGCGGTGTGATCATCAAAACGCTGGGGCTTGAGGGTGTAACCTTTCGGTGA
- a CDS encoding HAD family hydrolase, translated as MDKRYSLIIFDWDGTLIDSIPTITRSLVVAAEQMGLSLLDEVAYKSVIGLSLTNAISKLYPELSDEQLQQFIKQYREEYNQLEKQPSTPFPGVTDGLNVLREQGVSMAVATGKSRDGLNRSMTANQYREYFQASRCADETRSKPDPLMLEQLLKELDIPVEQALMVGDAGFDLKMAENLGMDRVAVTYGAQPKEKLLSHDPVFVADSFDDLIEWVSLAEHS; from the coding sequence TTGGATAAACGTTATTCGTTAATTATTTTTGACTGGGATGGAACCCTGATTGATTCTATCCCGACGATTACCCGCTCCCTGGTTGTTGCAGCTGAGCAGATGGGCTTGTCGCTGCTGGATGAGGTAGCTTATAAAAGTGTTATTGGCTTGAGCCTGACAAATGCGATTAGCAAGCTGTATCCGGAACTATCTGATGAACAGTTGCAGCAGTTTATTAAGCAGTATCGCGAAGAGTACAATCAGCTTGAAAAGCAGCCTTCTACGCCGTTTCCGGGTGTGACTGACGGACTGAATGTGCTGCGTGAGCAGGGGGTCAGCATGGCGGTGGCAACCGGTAAGAGCCGGGATGGTTTAAACCGGTCCATGACGGCCAACCAATACCGGGAGTATTTTCAGGCATCTCGTTGTGCTGATGAGACGCGTTCCAAACCTGATCCGTTAATGCTGGAACAGTTGCTCAAAGAGTTGGATATTCCTGTTGAGCAGGCGCTTATGGTGGGTGATGCCGGGTTTGACCTGAAAATGGCAGAAAACCTGGGCATGGATCGGGTGGCTGTCACCTATGGTGCTCAGCCTAAAGAAAAGCTGTTAAGCCATGATCCGGTTTTTGTCGCAGATAGCTTTGATGATCTGATCGAATGGGTGAGCCTGGCTGAACATAGCTGA